Below is a window of Drosophila willistoni isolate 14030-0811.24 chromosome XR unlocalized genomic scaffold, UCI_dwil_1.1 Seg144, whole genome shotgun sequence DNA.
CAACGACTACAAATATCAAATTATATTGGGCGGTGTTTAATGGCATTATGTCTGTCTATATGTctgcctgtctgtctgtctgtctgtctgtctctctctgtaCGTGCGATCGATCACATGGCAACGGCATTCGCATCTGGTGTAAAAGGGCTTGAAATGCAAAAGATTTGGCAATCGACGACATCAAAGATCGTTGGAACTATTCAACCGCAACGTGGTCGTAACAGAtataacgttttttttttttttttgtctttcagTCTTTACTGTTTAACGATTTGGGTCAAATGCGTTTAAAACAATAGTTGGCCATATTGTCTCCTATCTATAGACATTTTTTTTGGGCAAAGTCTAGTTAAATACATTGACCTCAAGAATGTGAACTCCATCAGACTTAAGTTGAATGATTACTTAAGACGAATTTGAGATTTGCACTACCCACAAAACTAAAGATTAACTGTTATAAttgcataaaaaatatataaaaataaatatatatacgcTTACATCTTCAGTTAAGTTGATTGCATGGCAAAGGAgttagagagagaaagagagggagacgAACTAACCACAGATAGTCgtaatttacatttttatttatgagATTGCATAGCTTGGAAAATTTATTGCAACATTTGCCATATACACATATTGATATACTTTACTTGACTTTACTTTACTCGTTGTACGTACATGCACTTTGCTTGTTcgtttgtatgtacatatgcgtgtgtatgtgtgtgtatatataaatctatttATCCATGTTGTATATAGACATGTCAACGATTTTTAATGTTAAATGACAAATTCGTGAAAGTTTTTTAACGCCCCAAATATCAATCAGTTGTCCAACTTCACTCACTTGAATGTTAGCTAACATTAAGGCTAAAAGACAATCAGTCTCCCCTCGCTGTTACTggacaacaataacaaaaagtaACAAATTCACGTAATACACATATCATTCAGCCCCCCATGCAAATGATCAAAAAGGTCTAACggcaaagcaaacaaaacagacaaaaatatataccaaacaaacaaaaaaaaaaacaatgacaATTTGGGTTTGGGTCGAGGATTATTATTATCGAGGGCTGTTCAATAAGATATTCCAATTTAAAGTACTGGAAAAGTAGCATAATGATGGTGATAaagcattaaaaaaacaaatagtaATGGGTTTTCAAGTAGtctcatatatataaatattggatagatagatagatattgGAATTAACTCAACTTTTAGTATTATGGAAAACTGTAggaactttttaatttttaaaaaaggctaatacGAAATCCTTttcaaaatatcaaatatcaataccaaaaaaaaaaaacaaattctagTATAAAATTCTTAGCTGCATATTGAATCGAAATATCCACACTCAGCATTTTATACAACTTCTGATAGGAATCTTTTACTGAATGATCTCTCTGATTAAATCACTCCTAAATGAGCTCATTTTCTGATCATAAATGACCTCCTATATCGGAAGAAGGAGATACCTTAGCAACAACTTCTTTTAATGAATTGCTTTTGACCTCTTTCAAAGGACCTCTTTCAAGAGTCATATTTTGCATTCTATTCTACTTTAAATAAatcatatttgtatataatagAAGAGTCATTTGTGTGTctttttttaatcaattatGAATCATCATTATATAATGGGATTGTATTTACTTTTAACGAGTACGTAAAAGTATACATTGtaggaaaagaaaaagtcaGTACGTTTTTCTTTGCCAAAATGTTGCCTCAAGAAATCCATGGACTGGTGGAGTCTCGTTGTAAACTAGATAAACTGAACTAGGATGTCTCTAAGGTTAAATTCGAATAGAATATAATATACATGGGTTTAGCAGAAGGCCTCAACAGTCAGTAGTAATTCTTTACTATCTAGATCTTTAGTTTATAACATTGATCttgatataaaaaagaaaataaagtcaGTGACAAATTGGGTCTTATAAGAATAATTTCCTCTTGAACTAAAAGAGCTTGTGCAAAAATTATGGAAGAAATAACTtttaataatagaaattacTATGTTATTAGTATGCGTATTAATAGAGTTTTAAATTAGGTTTTCGGGAGCCCAAACTACATTTGTCAATCAAGGCCATTTATTTATCATACACCCCTTGTACATTGGCCCCAAAACAACTGAACGGAAATGATATCTGTTTAAGCCAAACAGCTGTTGTAAATCAGAAAAGAggctactactactacaactacttACAACAATTaccaaaaaaactaaaactaaaaaacccCATCGAGAGCATCAAAGAGAAATAAACTTGCCACAGCGAGAGCGCCAAcatcagacagacagagaaagagagagggagagagatggagagagagaaggagctAGAGAGAGAGCCAACTGTTGTATCTATGAACGAGTCGATGTTACATTGCCCCGTTGTCGATATAAAAGTGCAATTTGGTATCCAGCAACTCAGATACATTTTTGGCTTTGAAGTGGGTTGAGTGCTCCGCATGCTACGATATTAAAGtgaacatatatacatatatatatatacaaaaacaatgCAGCTATTATTTGTCGTGGTGGCCACGGTCGCGATTTGCGGCTTTGCTCATGCGCAACAGGGCGTCGATCCCGCCTATTTGCGTCAATATTATCAACaattgcaacagcaacaagccCGTCCAGATGATGGCACACCCATCTATGAGCAGAATTCGGAGCAGACACAACAATATGTGAATGCAGGACAACAGATTCGTCTCAAGGATACAGTGCAAGAACAGATACGTgcccaacagcagcagcagcaacaacagggCTATGTGGCTCCCGCAGTCAGAGATTATCTACAGCAGCCACAGGTGGGTTATCCGTCATCCCATGAAAAGACTCTATCCCCATTTGACAATTCTTGTATTTGCAGTATCAATCACAGCCCCAGCAAACTGTCTATCGTCAGCCTGTACACGCTGCTCCTGCTCCGCCACCAAGACGTGTCCAGCCTCAATATCAATCATCGTCCTCGTCTCTGTTGGGCAAAGGACAACACAAATTGCAGTCGcttcatcatcagcagcagcagcagcaacaagaggaggaggagcaatACGATGATGTAAGTACACATTTAAAGCCATAACAAGTTCGAGTTCGACTTTCGCGCACTTTCCTTTTCGCTTTGCTAATAATTACAATTGAGGCATGCAAcaaccagcaacagcaacagcaacagcggTGGGAGACCAAGATATTTGCAGAGTTCATTCACATTTATTCAACCTCAGTttcagtctcagtctcagtttCAGTTTTCAGACACAGCCTCCACCATCTCCATTCAATGAATGGCcatatatgtttgtacatTGTATCTTGGCCATTTAGTCGAGTTAACCAAAAACGtgtatacatatgcatgtatgtatatgtatgtatttgcaCATTGTCTCTGTTTTCATGCGGAAGCTTGGCAGATATCCATTACCGAATTAATGTTAATCCATCCTTACAATAGACCAGTTTATGTTTTATGGTGGGtatctcctcctcctccttctccttccCACTTCCATTTTGAAGAATAATACTTTCTCTTCAAACCAAAAACCATTTGAAAATTACTTTTTCGTAATGGTCAAACGATTCTTCAAACTTTAGAATAATAGTTGTTTTAGTGTACAATTTAGATGTGCTTAGGATTGattctatttttttctttttctatacTGAAACTTTATTGGTCTGCAAATGGTTAATAAGTATTTAACCTTTTAAAGTTTAGTTAAAAACGATAtataatgttttaattatcAATGGAACAAGTGCAGACCCTTTTAAAGGACTTTCTAGGCATCACATGAGCATGTTAATTAGATCATTCTCGGAAATCCTCAAAACCGAGATTTCAACTCTGGAATTTTGATTCCCCTTTCCCCCAAATTTCCGATTTCCAGGAACAAAATGATAAGATAGATCCTACACTATATCATATGCTTTCAAATTAGTTTTGTCTAATTTTTGAGGCaatcattttatttgattttccaGTAGCTACTTGAATTGATCACtttaaagaatataaaaaatcTTGTCAAGCTGTGAAATAAATCTTTTGAGATAAAACTTGTTATAAATTGATTTAGCAAATATTTTCCATAATTTTTTTGGCTGTCTAAAGCCAACCTAACCAAACCTAATAAGTGACCTATAAAGCATTAGTTCTTTTAGCCAATTTTTACTCAATGTTTTGAAAGAAATATTCGAAAATAATGCTAGTTAGAAtgatctttctctctcttttttttttttggaggggTCCATTAAATTGCAAAAGTTTGTGGGCAGCAAATTCTTGTACAATCACTTTTAAAATGCGACCTATATAGACACAAAAAAAGCCTACAATTTATCCTCCCCCCACCTCTCTCTATGTGATTGTgagaaaaatgcatttatacgcaaaaaaacaaacaaactggATTTTGCCTTTCCAATTCTTTTTTATGTCTTGTTTTTTGcctgttttttcttctttttgggcGCACGACGCACAGAATCGCAGAGAATTGGCCACTCCTTTAGGCCACGTTTCTCTGAGTTACCTTAACCCAGTTAACGTTTTTGCGATTGTCTTTGCCTAGAATGCTTTTGGTGAAGGTCTCTGGTTGAattctgttgttttttgttgttatggCATCCTCAGAAAAACTGCCACCGATCTGCTGCAGTAATCTCAACCTTGTGCATAAATTATGCTTCAATTCCAACCTCGCCCGGGGGCCAATATTGGTTACGGTTGAATACGAATCGAGTGCGCCTCAAGTTGGGGGTCTCTTGAAGTGTTTTTTGGGCGAAGACTGCCTGCACCccgtttttattaattttttttttatattttcggATTGCATAAGTAAGCGGCGTAACCAAGTCCATCACACACCATCGATACAGTGAACTGGAGTTGCAATTGCGCTTTGATTTCGTGAGCTTGTGGGCCATTAAAAATATGCAAGCAACTTCAAATTACTTTCACTTGTGCGTGATCTGTCCGTCTCTGTAGGACGGTAGTCTGTGGCTTGGTTTGGTTTTGGGTTTGTGGTGTGCAGTAGGCAGACCCACGCATACTCCATGATGTAATCGAAATGTATCTCTCTGGCCagtcacacatacacacacacaaacacacacgcaaagTGGGTCAGACAAACGCCTCACGCATTTGAAACGATAAATCAAATAGTCCAGTTCCACCTCCAGTCTAGAGTCTCGTGGAATTGTAACCCAAAATTACACTTTATATAACATTTGAATATCCGTTTTCTTGTAGGCAAACTCCTCATACCAGTTTGGCTTCGATGTGAAAGACGACGAGTTCACCAACTATCAGAATCGCAAGGAAGTCCGTGATGGTTCTGTCATTAAGGGCAGCTATTCGGTGGTCGATTCCGATGGCTTCATACGCACCGTAAAGTACACGGCCGATCCCAAGGAGGGTTTCAAGGCGGAGGTTATTCGCGAACCAACCGACATTGTTGTCAAAAtaccaacaccaccaccaccaacgcAATTGTTACGTGCCGGTGGGCATAAGGTGCAATCGGAATATAGTTCCGGCAAACagcaatatcaacagcagcagcagcagcagcaaccgcAGTATCATCAATACCAGTGAGAGACACAATATTGGCTCTGAGATCAGATCTAAGGAGATTTACTCTGATTACTTCTTTTGAAAGTTCCGCAAAGTCCATGTAGTTTGTAAATACGCCAATTACGAAGGGGCAGagaaattataatattattattatatatcttatatatacataacacacacatatatcaTCTGCATCTGCATCTACATCATTTAGTTTATAGCCTAAAAGCGAATTTACATATTCCCCCTACAAAAAAATATCTCCCCTCGCAGAGACACATTCGATCATCGTGAACAAATTGTACGACATTCTTTTTTAGAATATTGAAttaaattgtgtttttttttatataaatttaaaaaaattcgtTCGTTTTCTTTTAGAAGTAATTGGATTTATTTGTTGGAATATTAATCTCTGGTGAATCCTTTgagtaaatttcatttaataatGGTCTTAAGGCAAGCAAGTTTCAAAATCAAGAGCTATAAAGTCAtttcagttttcagttttAGTTTTCTTAACTCTAAAGTTGATTTGGAAAATAAGGGATCATAATTCCATAACATAATTTCAGTCATAATATGGCATAGACTAAAAGAGACTGATTGAGccataaacaaaatttacatAAGTACTTGAAAGTTTTGAATGAAACCAAACTATAAACTAATCTGGACTCTTTTAGTCTTCGATTTCAAATGACTTTGTAAGCTTTAAGCGATAAAAATCCTGAATTTTATAATCCTACTTGTATTACTCTACAAGCtacaaaaagttttctttgCATATGAAGACTTTTTCGATTCAGCATGAATGGCAAACAATTTGCAATTCTATGGTTCATATgctctttattatttttctccTTGTCATTGTGAAGATACaagtaaacaaattttatatccGCATAAATCAATGTGTTAACCCTTAAGATCAAGATGAAGCACGGAAAGAAAACGGGCAGAAATTACAATCGAGGAAAGGTAACCCGTTCGTCCAGTTGCTTAGGCCAGGCAAAGGCCATCCTCGTCATTAAATGTGGAAGTTCTCACCAGAAGAAGACGAAGGCGACGACCAAAGACCAGACTGATGATGATTCGTGGTCACCCAAGAGAAGAGAAGGCCAGGCAAAGCTTCGACCGGACCGGTCAAACCGGTTGATCTTTGGGAAAACATTGAATGAACGAAAGAACTCACGCCACAGCAATGCAAACAGACATAGACACAGAGACAAATAGacatagagacagagagagagagagagatagagatagagagaggtgGAGATGGATTGAGAAGTGTCCTTTTGCAATGTCCTTGCATAAATTAGTGGAAACAGTGTGAGAACCGAGCGAGCCAAAGGGTAATGCATGCAGCTCGAGCTCCGATCATTCTTCATGATGACCTTATCGTCCAAATGAGAGGAGAAGAAAACAAGTAACCGGTTCTGGACAGTGACTGACAGACGGAGAAGATAGTTTTTTGAGAAGCTGCCAGCAGCGGCGCTAATGAcccgcatacacacacacacacacacgcacacatacatagaggTAGAAAGAAAGGACACATGAAAATTTACATATGCCAAGATATCTCAGTATTGAACCTTTATCCTTTACACCCcgtatatgtttgtatgtaggATTTGACTTGGTCAGTAGGGCACAACTACACACAACTGGACACTGCTGCCCGAGGGCGAGGGCAGTAtgtaactgtgtgtgtgtgtgtgtgtcattccatcatcatcatcatcttcttctATGCAAATGAGCTTGGCCCAGCCCAGTCAACCCCTTTGGAAGAGGTCACCGACTTACAAGACAAGATAAGGATAAGAATCCGCTGCAACCTAGCAACCCCTTTCGTTCTGGCATTTGCATATGACCCGCATTTGCAGGACTCTGTCTTGTAACTATCCTGCTGCAGGACATTGCCTAAAACCAGTTTTCTTTCCATTGCAAGACAAGACCAAGAATAGCCACAGAGAAATTGACCTTTTTGCTTATAAACAAGAAGCAACATAAAAAAAGTCGTGTAACCGGACTGTCCACTTTCCGGACACTTTCGGGC
It encodes the following:
- the LOC6638611 gene encoding putative uncharacterized protein DDB_G0271606; amino-acid sequence: MQLLFVVVATVAICGFAHAQQGVDPAYLRQYYQQLQQQQARPDDGTPIYEQNSEQTQQYVNAGQQIRLKDTVQEQIRAQQQQQQQQGYVAPAVRDYLQQPQYQSQPQQTVYRQPVHAAPAPPPRRVQPQYQSSSSSLLGKGQHKLQSLHHQQQQQQQEEEEQYDDANSSYQFGFDVKDDEFTNYQNRKEVRDGSVIKGSYSVVDSDGFIRTVKYTADPKEGFKAEVIREPTDIVVKIPTPPPPTQLLRAGGHKVQSEYSSGKQQYQQQQQQQQPQYHQYQ